In the Flavobacteriales bacterium genome, one interval contains:
- a CDS encoding type IX secretion system membrane protein PorP/SprF, producing the protein MKKVILYFVLLIIGNEAFAQQLPQFSSYQLSPFLYNPAYAGVDGTTQLNAVIRNQWAGVREAPQTDIINGYGLLRNEKMAVGATAFKDVAGADSRRGINVSYSYHLRLKDDMSLSLGLSAGFLQYKLDHTIVNPYDDGDPVFNNSILSSVVPTATFGAYLYADDFYASFSLPQLLTSTFDIDSDYSDNSLVSDGLTNHIYIGGGYIKELNSTITLEPSVLFMLAPPAPLSLEIMSKVIYKDMLWSALSYRLNDAVALYIGIDLNEKFYLAYAHDFVTSDISTVSSGTNEFKLGFRFNQPK; encoded by the coding sequence ATGAAAAAAGTCATATTATATTTCGTTTTATTGATAATTGGTAATGAGGCTTTTGCTCAACAATTACCTCAATTTAGCAGCTATCAATTAAGCCCTTTTTTATATAATCCTGCCTATGCAGGTGTTGATGGAACTACTCAGCTTAATGCAGTTATTCGTAACCAGTGGGCGGGGGTTAGAGAAGCTCCACAAACAGACATTATCAACGGTTATGGTCTTTTACGTAACGAAAAAATGGCAGTTGGTGCTACCGCTTTCAAAGATGTAGCAGGCGCTGATAGCAGAAGAGGGATAAATGTAAGCTACTCCTACCATCTAAGATTAAAAGATGACATGAGCCTTTCATTAGGTTTGTCGGCAGGCTTCTTACAATACAAATTAGACCATACTATTGTTAACCCTTATGATGATGGCGATCCGGTGTTTAATAACTCTATTTTATCTTCAGTAGTACCTACTGCTACCTTTGGAGCATACCTTTATGCAGACGACTTCTACGCCAGTTTTTCTTTACCACAGCTTCTTACGTCCACATTTGATATAGATAGTGACTATTCAGATAATAGTTTAGTTTCTGATGGCCTAACAAATCATATTTATATCGGAGGTGGATATATTAAGGAATTGAATAGTACTATAACACTAGAGCCATCCGTCTTATTTATGCTTGCTCCTCCAGCCCCCTTATCATTAGAAATTATGTCTAAAGTAATTTACAAAGACATGCTTTGGTCAGCACTTTCATATAGATTGAATGATGCGGTAGCTTTATATATAGGTATAGACTTAAATGAAAAGTTTTACCTAGCCTATGCACATGACTTTGTTACTTCGGACATTTCAACAGTTTCTTCAGGAACTAATGAATTTAAATTAGGTTTCAGATTTAATCAGCCTAAATAG